A genomic region of Dreissena polymorpha isolate Duluth1 chromosome 4, UMN_Dpol_1.0, whole genome shotgun sequence contains the following coding sequences:
- the LOC127879039 gene encoding tumor necrosis factor receptor superfamily member 16-like, with the protein MDRMSTNVVCMFAVMLQMSMENVHALMPHYMSMIQCPARSFYDVTRTDKDKCSPCMICPEGFQIKENCTGTRDTVCEICAPGTFNDVKGGKCRNCSVCFPGQYTQRHCRAHKDAMCRKCPQFTFSSRPNVGVCRYCRTCFHNQEELSPCRRNRDRKCGRCKTGFFRRPGGGGCLQCSQCLPEVLAPRVKACMHQKVLDPEQTCFPTEVAEMDAMPPILLGNTGDILTQGATKRLQTNEERRTTRSQKGEEGKQVYGSFLSTTLFTTTVDDLPDVFSWRIAAWTGSTVAIFVLLLIALCFVLKKINIDFKSDPPYFVRL; encoded by the exons ATGGATCGAATGTCAACAAATGTCGTCTGCATGTTTGCTGTGATGTTACAAATGTCGATGGAGAATGTACACGCGCTTATGCCG CACTATATGAGTATGATTCAATGTCCGGCACGTTCATTCTATGACGTCACTAGGACCGACAAGGACAAATGCAGCCCATGCATGATTTGTCCTGAAGGcttccaaatcaaagaaaactGCACAGGAACACGTGACACCGTTTGCGAAATATGCGCACCGGGAACATTCAATGACGTCAAAGGCGGGAAGTGCCGGAACTGCAGCGTCTGCTTTCCTGGTCAGTACACACAGCGTCACTGCCGAGCGCATAAAGACGCCATGTGCCGGAAGTGTCCTCAGTTCACGTTTTCGAGCCGACCAAACGTGGGTGTTTGCAGATACTGTAGGACTTGCTTTCACAACCAGGAAGAACTATCACCATGTCGGCGGAATCGGGACCGGAAATGCGGACGATGCAAGACAG GTTTCTTTAGAAGACCCGGTGGCGGTGGGTGCCTGCAGTGCTCCCAGTGTCTACCGGAAGTCCTCGCACCTCGGGTTAAAGCCTGCATGCACCAGAAGGTCTTAGATCCGGAACAGACCTGTTTCCCAACGGAAGTGGCTGAAATGGATGCGATGCCGCCAATTTTATTAGGGAACACGGGTGATATCTTAACGCAAGGAGCGACGAAAAGATTGCAAACAAATGAAGAACGGCGGACAACAAGATCGCAAAAGGGAGAAGAGG GCAAACAAGTTTATGGGTCCTTTCTTTCGACGACCCTTTTTACAACAACTGTTGATGATCTACCGGATGTCTTTTCATGGCGGATTGCGGCGTGGACCGGAAGTACTGTCGCCATATTTGTTCTGCTCCTCATTGCACTGTGTTTTGTCCTTAAAAAGATCAATATTGACTTCAAGAGCGACCCGCCGTATTTTGTGCGCCTTTGA